A stretch of the bacterium genome encodes the following:
- a CDS encoding substrate-binding domain-containing protein, protein MSWINRSFALLFVTTSLVSGCGPQRKPFDGVAPLPCAPSLVHLMAQSVNDFESKYPKARINLSRHTCRDAIDSLLNKKTEQIVIDRPLTKPESLAFRQKDMTLYTFRLARMPMSLIVNNSNPVNDLDSLQLAAILTGTNLSWSQAVNGTDRLIKLYLPPPGDGVWELLQVLYRTPDRIIAEIVPSDSIAYRVAQEPDALGAMAGVAPDYVKPLGLYFNGKLQRPTLRAIHEQRYPWVLPVVYITFKEEIDVATSFLNHVTSNPGQRLLSDNGVLPAMVPIRVK, encoded by the coding sequence ATGAGCTGGATAAACCGTAGTTTCGCGCTGCTTTTCGTTACCACTTCTCTTGTTTCAGGTTGTGGACCACAGCGAAAACCGTTCGACGGTGTCGCTCCATTGCCTTGTGCGCCATCGCTTGTACATTTAATGGCGCAAAGTGTTAATGATTTTGAATCGAAGTACCCTAAAGCCCGAATAAACCTGTCTCGCCACACGTGTCGCGATGCAATCGACTCGCTGTTAAACAAGAAAACCGAACAAATCGTTATCGACCGTCCGTTGACTAAACCGGAATCGCTTGCATTTCGTCAAAAAGACATGACACTTTACACGTTCCGGTTGGCGCGAATGCCGATGTCACTGATTGTGAACAACAGTAATCCGGTGAATGATTTGGATTCATTACAATTAGCGGCAATCTTGACCGGGACAAACTTGAGCTGGAGTCAAGCAGTAAACGGAACCGACCGTTTGATCAAGCTCTATTTGCCGCCCCCGGGAGACGGGGTATGGGAATTGTTGCAGGTATTGTATCGGACACCGGATCGTATCATTGCGGAAATCGTACCTTCCGATTCGATAGCCTACCGGGTCGCACAGGAACCCGATGCACTCGGAGCCATGGCAGGGGTTGCCCCGGACTATGTTAAGCCGTTAGGACTCTACTTTAACGGCAAGTTGCAGCGACCGACACTGAGGGCAATTCATGAGCAGCGCTACCCATGGGTATTGCCGGTCGTTTACATCACTTTCAAGGAAGAAATTGATGTGGCGACAAGTTTTCTAAACCATGTAACTTCGAATCCGGGTCAACGACTCTTATC